One Lutra lutra chromosome 18, mLutLut1.2, whole genome shotgun sequence genomic window carries:
- the CRAMP1 gene encoding protein cramped-like isoform X2 — protein MTVKLGDGGGGEDGLKRLGKRAADDDSLEGEGPGGGDAADESSGTKRDARTPRDGGDGPPAPAGGPQAPSPPSACPQDQHHFLRSSVRPQSKRLRKDSSCAGGSGGAGGSGPRGKGADGGGSSSGNGSGAAPTAPAGGSRSSSRNLGSSSGEKEEGKKARRQWESWSTEDKNTFFEGLYEHGKDFEAIQNNIALKYRKKGKPASMVKNKEQVRHFYYRTWHKITKYIDFGNVFSRGLKKSSQELYGLICYGELRKKVGGCMDDKNATKLNELIQAGATTVRYKGRNLRIKAPMCRALKKLCDPDGLSDEEDQKPVRLPLKVPVELQPRNNHAWARVQSLAQNPRLRMIVELHRKVSSLIEFLKQKWALHEVRIRKTLEDRQLQHSLTEPSQEKVALHLFPGESCTLTPLPGVARVVHSKAFCTVHWQEGGRCKQSSKDAHTLPPAQILGIQSGQGTARGQVKCPRGGAEGKGPGRPPPSTDASQSSGESSPESAPGEGAPPSLSSLDTPDRLPLGLQDAGARLEKTPTAAPAEGRDGPAREPGDGTCACGQLPELEEELSLLDPFPRYMKSCQDLIIPEQCRCADLRPSGCTSPETRIPSGAEVADLTRAGPSSPVRAPPAPEPQPGPGLQPDVCTKDSADAPAEEPQEKASPSEPPPQGQPATKPLKDVPAGRLAQQLREEGWNLQTSESLTLAEVYLMMGKPNKLQLEYDWLAVLGPEGQAPGGQAQGSRTGSPPSTFHEQRLLGCLLKLISTEVNPRLAPEGNASSTASVRPAQEEQSATPPGKVVTVSSRSPRCPRSQSALRSSKTFSPGSTPCSSGLRNPPRPLLVAGPSSTGSGDSDGGLFAVPTTLPPNSRHGKLHSPSKETELTFRPHLNSISMQSDFFLPKPRKLRNRHLRKPLVVQRTLLPRPSEHQSHNVCSFSILSNSSVTGRGSFRPIQSSLTKAALSRPIVPKALPPQATGHLASAVDLAAKSAGIIPGSPLPILDTEGLSGISPLSSDEVTASVAGQDPASSHQNGDSIPAGGGTSDPFISVPSRPEQEPVADSFQGSPVLSLSELSKAPLHNGPPVPLPAPEGSSSRLSPPNVSALLDISLPGPPEDVLSQGEPATHISDSIIEIAISSGQYGEGVPLSPAKLNGSDSSKSLPSPSSSPQPDWIASPTHDPQWCPSDPTDSSLSSLFASFISPEKSRKMLPPPSGTHSGTSLLGPSLLDGNSRDSFVSRSLADVAEVVDSQLACMMNENSIDYISRFNDLAQELSIAEPSRREALFDGSGGGHPVGDLSQ, from the exons GAGCTGACGGTGGCGGATCATCATCTGGAAACGGGTCTGGGGCTGCTCCCACCGCTCCCGCAGGGGGCTCTCGCTCCTCTTCCCGGAACCTGGGGTCGTCGAGCGGCGAGAAGGAAGAGGGCAAGAAGGCCCGGAGGCAGTGGGAGTCATGGAGCACGGAGGACAAGAACACTTTCTTCGAGGGGCTGTACGAG CATGGGAAAGACTTCGAAGCCATTCAGAACAACATTGCCCTCAAGTACAGGAAGAAAGGCAAGCCCGCGAGCATGGTGAAGAACAAAGAGCAGGTCCGGCATTTCTACTACCGCACGTGGCACAAAATCACCAAGTACATCGACTTCGGTAACG TGTTTTCCCGTGGGCTGAAGAAGTCATCCCAGGAGCTGTACGGTCTGATCTGCTACGGCGAGCTGCGGAAGAAGGTCGGGGGCT GTATGGACGACAAGAACGCCACGAAGTTGAATGAGCTCATTCAGGCCGG GGCCACCACCGTGCGCTACAAAGGGAGGAACCTGCGGATCAAGGCACCCATGTGCCGCGCACTGAAGAAGCTCTGCGACCCGGACG GCTTGAGCGACGAAGAGGACCAGAAGCCTGTGCGCCTGCCGCTAAAGGTCCCCGTTGAGCTGCAGCCGAGGAACAACCACGCCTGGGCCCGCGTGCAGAGCCTGGCCCAGAACCCGAGGCTCAG GATGATAGTGGAGCTCCACCGGAAGGTCTCCAGCCTCATCGAGTTCTTGAAACAGAAGTGGGCGCTCCACGAAGTGCGGATT CGGAAGACGCTCGAGGACCGGCAGCTGCAGCACTCGCTCACGGAGCCGTCGCAGGAGAAGGTGGCGCTGCACCTGTTCCCAGGGGAGAGCTGCACGCTGACGCCGCTGCCAGGAGTGGCCCGCGTCGTGCACTCCAAGGCCTTCTGTACCGTGCACTGGCAGGAGGGCGGCCGGTGCAAGCAGAGCTCCAAGGATGCCCACACGTTGCCTCCCGCCCAGATCCTGGGCATCCAGAGTGGGCAGGGCACAGCCAGGGGCCAGGTGAAGTGTCCACGGGGCGGCGCTGAGGGCAAGGGCCCGGGACGTCCTCCTCCTTCCACCGATGCCTCCCAGAGCTCTGGAGAGAGCTCCCCTGAAAgtgcccctggggagggggcccccCCGAGCCTCAGCAGCCTAGACACTCCTGACAGGCTGCCCCTGGGGCTTCAGGATGCCGGGGCACGGCTTGAGAAGACCCCCACGGCTGCTCCTGCAGAGGGCAGGGATGGCCCTGCCCGAGAGCCCGGGGATGGGACATGTGCCTGTGGCCAGCTGCCGGAGCTAGAGGAGGAGCTCTCACTCCTTGACCCCTTCCCGCGTTACATGAAGTCTTGTCAGGACCTCATCATCCCCGAGCAGTGCCGCTGTGCGGACCTGCGGCCCTCCGGGTGCACCTCCCCAGAGACTCGCATCCCCAGCGGGGCAGAGGTGGCCGACCTCACCCGGGCTGGGCCATCGTCCCCTGTTCGTGCCCCGCCAGCTCCAGAgcctcagcccggccccgggctCCAGCCAGATGTTTGCACTAAAGACTCAGCAGATGCACCTGCAGAGGAGCCCCAGGAGAAGGCGAGCCCCTCGGAACCCCCGCCTCAGGGCCAGCCTGCCACCAAGCCTCTGAAGGACGTCCCCGCCGGCCGGCTGGCCCAGCAGCTGCGCGAGGAGGGCTGGAACCTGCAGACCTCTGAAAGCCTTACGCTGGCCGAAGTCTACCTCATGATGGGCAAGCCGAACAAGCTGCAGCTCGAGTACGACTGGCTGGCGGTGCTGGGCCCCGAGGGCCAGGCCCCCGGCGGGCAGGCCCAGGGCTCCCGCACTGGCTCTCCGCCCTCCACCTTCCACGAGCAGCGTCTCCTCGGCTGCCTCCTAAAGCTCATCTCCACGGAGGTCAACCCCAGGCTG GCTCCAGAAGGGAACGCCAGCTCCACGGCTTCAGTGAGGCCGGCCCAGGAGGAGCAGTCGGCGACCCCCCCGGGGAAGGTGGTGACCGTCAGCTCCCGGAGCCCCCGCTGCCCACGCAGCCAGTCCGCCCTCCGCAGCAGCAAGACCTTCTCGCCCGGCTCCACGCCTTGCTCCTCAG GTCTGAGGAACCCGCCGAGACCCCTCCTGGTGGCGGGCCCCTCCAGCACAGGCAGCGGCGACTCAGACGGTGGCCTTTTTGCTGTCCCAACTACTCTCCCGCCCAATAGTCGTCACGGGAAGCTCCACTCTCCCAGTAAAGAGACCGAGCTGACTTTCCGGCCGCACCTGAACTCCATCAGC ATGCAGTCGGACTTCTTCCTGCCGAAGCCCAGGAAGCTGCGGAACCGGCACCTGCGGAAGCCGCTGGTGGTCCAG AGAACGCTGCTTCCTCGGCCGTCTGAGCACCAGTCCCACAACGTCTGTTCCTTTTCCATCCTGTCCAATTCCTCTGTGACCG GGAGAGGCTCGTTCCGGCCCATCCAGTCTTCCCTGACCAAAGCCGCCCTGTCTCGGCCGATTGTGCCCAAGGCCCTTCCCCCCCAGGCCACGGGCCACCTGGCCA GTGCTGTCGATTTAGCCGCTAAAAGCGCCGGCATCATCCCTGGGAGCCCCCTCCCCATCTTGGACACTGAGGGCCTGTCTGGTATCTCTCCACTGTCTTCGGACGAGGTGACTGCCAGTGTCGCTGGTCAAGACCccgccagcagccaccagaatgGCGATTCCATCCCTGCTGGTGGG GGCACGAGCGACCCGTTCATCAGCGTCCCCTCGAGGCCTGAGCAGGAGCCAGTGGCGGACAGTTTCCAG GGCTCACCTGTGCTCTCCCTGTCCGAGCTGTCCAAGGCTCCTCTCCACAATGGGCCCCCCGTACCCCTACCCGCGCCGGAGGGCTCCAGCAGCCGCCTGTCTCCACCCAACGTCTCTGCGCTGCTGGACATCTCCCTGCCCGGGCCGCCCGAGGACGTGCTCTCGCAGGGCGAGCCCGCCACGCACATCAGCGACTCCATCATCGAGATTGCCATCAGCTCCGGCCAGTACG GCGAGGGAGTCCCTCTTTCTCCGGCAAAACTGAACGGCAGCGACAGCTCCAAGAGTCTTCCCTCCCCGTCCAGCAGCCCCCAGCCCGACTGGATCGCCTCCCCAACCCACGACCCCCAGTGGTGCCCCAGCGACCCCACGGACTCGTCGCTCAGCAGCTTGTTTG CAAGCTTCATCTCCCCAGAGAAGAGCCGGAAGATGCTGCCACCCCCATCGGGGACCCACAGCGGCACATCCCTGCTGGGCCCCAGCTTGCTGGATGGCAACTCGAGAGACTCGTTTGTGTCCCGGTCCCTGGCTGATGTCGCTGAG GTTGTGGACTCCCAGCTGGCGTGCATGATGAATGAAAACAGCATCGATTACATATCTCGATTCAACGATTTGGCCCAAGAGCTGTCCATCGCTGAGCCCAGCCGCCGAGAGGCTCTATTTGATGGCAGCGGAGGCGGCCACCCTGTCGGTGACCTGTCCCAGTGA